GACGCCAACCCCGACGCCGAGACGGAGATAGACCCGTACGCCGCCGAAAACCCCGCGGAATTCTTCGCCGTCACCAGCGAATATTTTTTCAGCGCCCCGGATTTGCTGGTCAGCACATATCCACAGGTGTACGCCCAACTCAGCCGCTTTTACCGCCAGGACCCCTTGGCCCGCCTGACCCACCTGCAAGCCCACGACCCGCGTTATCAGCCACAAGGCGAATGACCGTACGACGTCTGGCGCATGGCATCGCCGTCAGAATATGCCTATAATCGCCGCCACTTTTAGGCCAATCCGGCCATGTCATATGGCCAACTACGGGGGCAACGCCCAATGAGCTACAGCAAGATTCCGGCTGGCAAAGACCTGCCGAACGACATCTACGTCGCCATCGAGATTCCGGCCAACCACGCGCCGATCAAATACGAAATCGACAAAGACAGCGACTGCCTGTTCGTTGACCGTTTCATGGCCACCCCGATGTTCTACCCGGCCAACTACGGTTTTATCCCGAACACCCTGGCTGACGACGGTGACCCCCTCGACGTGCTGGTCGTGACCCCTTACCCGGTTACCCCAGGTTCGGTCATCCGCGCTCGTCCAGTCGGCATCCTGAACATGACCGACGACGGCGGCGGCGATGCCAAGGTTATCGCGGTACCTCACGACAAGCTGTCGCAGCTGTACGTGGACGTGAAGGAATACACCGACCTGCCGCCACTGCTGCTGGAACAGATCAAGCACTTCTTCGAGAACTACAAAGACCTCGAAAAAGGCAAATGGGTGAAGATCGACGGCTGGGGCGATGCAGAAGCAGCCCGCGCCGAGATCATGAAGTCGGTTGCCGCCTACAAAGGCTGACACTGAGTCCTCATTGCTCTGGCAATCAAAAAAGCTCCGATCATTCGGGGCTTTTTTTGTGGGAAAAATTAAACAACAAGTTCAACATCTAATACGCAGAGTTTAACCAAGCACTATTACCGAAAGATCGAGCCACAACTAAGCAAAAACCTACACGCGCAATTCAACGCATGGTTTATTTGATTAGTTTTCTTGGCCAGTAAACTCTGCGTTTATGAATACATCAGGTGATCGTTTAAAAGCGCTATTACGGGAAGTTCATCTTTCCGCCTCCGACTTCGCCAAGAATCGTGGTGTCACGCCTCAACACGTGAACAACTGGTTCAAGCGCGGTGTACCCATGGGCCGACTCAACGAGATCGCAGAACTGCTTTGCGTCTCCAGCCGTTGGCTGCGCACCGGCGAAGGCCCCAAACACCCTCCGGCCAACTTCCTGCTCGAAGGCCCGGAAACACGCAAAGGATTGCCCACCACCCGCGAAGGAAGCGGCAAATACCTCCCAGGCCCAGCCTGCCCGCCGGAAAAGATCGACGTGGAGATCCCCCTCCACCCCACCTTCACCTCAACCCTGCGCATCCGCCTCTCCCTGCACACGCTCGAAACCCTCAACGTCAACCCCGACCGCGCGGTAGGCGCCTACATGGTCGACAACAGCATGATCGACATCATCCAGCAAGGCTCCACCCTCGCCATCGACAAAGGCCGCACCCAAATCATCGACGGCGAGATTTACGCCGTCGAACACGACGGCATGCTGCGCATCAAATACCTCTACAACCGCCCTGGCGGCGGCCTGCGCATGCGCAGCCACAATGCCGGCGAACACCCGGATGAATACCTGAACCATGAAGAACGGTTTGAACAGAACTTCAAAATCATAGGCTGGGTATTCTGGTGGTCCACCCTCAACAACCGCCGTCCTCCAGTCCCCCAGGATGAGCAGTTATTAGGCTGGGAAGGCTCTAAATCGGACCCGGAGGTGGGCATTTGAAGTGAATACGGGTATCATGCGCCGCACATTTGGCAGGGGGTGGCTCAAAGCTATTCACCCTGCTCGGCGATGCGGAGGAGTTCCCGCGGATGCCCCTACTATTCAGCCCGACGCAATGTGGGCTGAGCGATTTGAAGGCTGATGAGGCTTGTCAAAAACAAGCTGAAGCAGTCCCCGAGAAGCCGGCCACAAGCCGGCTTTTTAATGTGTGCTCTACCGTATTTCCAGCCAAGCAGATACCACTACAACATACTCGCAACCACCTTATCAAAATCAGCAAACCTCTCCTTCAACCGCTCAATCGTCGACCGCCACTTCTGTGTCCTAGGCCTACAAATTGTATTCTGATTCCCAAACATCCCTGTCTCCCGCACAGCCTGGCTCACTGCAACGGTATCCAACCACTCAACCGACACAAAGTAATCACACCGCTCCGGATCGTCCAAAAACTCAGCGTGATAATTTGCACGCTTGGCAACCTCAAGCACCGGGCGCTCCTCACCGTTCACAGTCACTGTGAATTCGTTCGCAGGAGTCGATTTTCCACGCACCCTTCCAACGCCGACATAACCCTGCTGCGGAATGTTCACCCACACACGATCACCCGGCGAAAGCAGCTGCAACGTTCTGCTATACCAAGCCCCGCCGCCGCCTGAGATAAAGCCAAACTCCCTGGCGTCCTCCCATGAGCGAGATGTCGAATCTCCGAACGAGCAATAGAACTCACCGTTCCAAGGCTCGTTATGCCCCTCGCTCGCCGACACCGCATTCACTTGTGTCTGAACGGGATCGAGTAGCCAGGACCGACTCAACAGTTGCTGTTCACCCATTTGGAAAATCTGAAAACACAGCACGTTGATCGGTATATCTCGTTTACTGAGGTATTCAACAATCCGCTCGCTGCTTGCGTCTAACTCCGTAGCGACAATGACCAGTTGATGGCTTTGATTTAGCTCGTCATCGTCTAGGACACGTCCAAAACGAGCTAAAAAGTCAGCGTAGAGGGTATTTCCTGGTCTGAATCGCTCGTAAATCGCGCCGATCTCATTAGGCTGTAAACCTTGAACCCACGCAGCGTAGTCAAGTGTCTGGGCGACAACGTCCCGTGGGGTGCGGTCGCGTTTGAGCTCAACCAATACGAGGTTCCCATCGGGGGCTATAGCCAGCAGATCAATGCGTCCACCTGAGCTGGTTTTCTCTTGCTTGCCTATCAGCATCCACTCGTCTGAGAGGATGCCTGGCGAGTTGAGGATCATGTCTTCAAGCAACTGCTCACTGACCAATCGGCTCAAAGGGAGCTTGCTCGGCGCAACACCGACGGTCCAAACATCCGTTTTTATGGGCAAGTGGTACATCCTTGGCGAGGTGGAGTTTCGCGACTCTAACACCGTCGCAACCCAATCTGTCGACAAGGGCACGATACGTAAATATCCAGGCCAGTACGGCATTTGGTCAGCGCCTTGCTGACCAAATGCAAATATCACATCACCTCGGCTGCATACACTCCACCGCCCGATCCGCCACCATCTTCGCCATGTCCACCAAATGCATCACCGCCCTCTGCGGCGCAGCCACGGGCTCACCGAGCATTTGCGACGTCGCCACTGCACACTGCAGCAACTCAGCCACTCGCACCCAAGCATCCTCGAAGCTCAGCTCTTCATTGACAGTAAATGGGTTGGTTACAGGCGATGAGCGCGAATCCGAAACAACGTTATCCATAGCAATACTCCAATCGATAATTTGGAGCTGCCACTTCCCGCGACTAAACAAAAGGCGGCAGCTGTACGCAGGTTAGTCGACCGGTCGATTGGTAACCCGGCGCACCCGGAGGTGCCCTGCGCACAGCCACCATAAGATGCAGGCGAAGGGGTGCCTGACTCATGAGTTGCTTTTGCGCCAATCGAATCCGGGCGACTAAACCCGATCACTGAATATGCAGTGACGGGCCGAAGCCTAGTCACCCCATTTCGCTGGCGCAAGCCGCTGGGATTCTCTCGGAAACGTCCTGCAAATGAAAGGGATCGAACCTGCTGGCCGTTCAAACCACTGTCCCTCTCAGGTTGACAGTAAGACTCATCCCACCCGATTTATCCCTCCCGTCCCACCCATTAATCTATGCCCATGTTGAACGCAACGCCCAACCAACCTAAACAAAAAAGGATTCAACCATGAGCACTCCAACCTACAACCGCTTGAACAAAGAGGACGCCGTAGTTCTGCTGGTCGACCACCAGACCGGGCTGATCTCGCTGGTGCAGGACTTCTCGCCCAACGAGTTCAAGAACAACGTGTTGGCCCTGGCTGACCTGGCGAAGTTCTTCAACTTGCCGACTATCCTCACCACCAGCTTCGAGCAAGGCCCCAACGGCCCGCTGGTGCCAGAGCTCAAAGAGATGTTCCCGGACGCGCCGTACATCGCACGCCCTGGCCAGATCAATGCGTGGGACAACGAAGACTTCGTCAAGGCGATCAAGGCCACTGGCCGTAAGCAGATCATCATTGCCGGTGTGGTCACGGATGTGTGCGTAGCGTTCCCGACCTTGTCGGCGCTGGCGGAAGGGTTTGAGGTGTTTGTGGTGACTGATGCGTCGGGCACGTTCAACACCACGGTGCAGCAGGCGGCGTGGAGCCGGATGACGCAGGCCGGGGCGCAGTTGATGAACTGGTTCTCGGTGGCGTGTGAGCTGCACCGCGACTGGCGCAACGATATCGAAGGCCTGGGTAATCTGTTGTCCCAGCGCA
The genomic region above belongs to Pseudomonas sp. S35 and contains:
- a CDS encoding nuclease, whose translation is MPIKTDVWTVGVAPSKLPLSRLVSEQLLEDMILNSPGILSDEWMLIGKQEKTSSGGRIDLLAIAPDGNLVLVELKRDRTPRDVVAQTLDYAAWVQGLQPNEIGAIYERFRPGNTLYADFLARFGRVLDDDELNQSHQLVIVATELDASSERIVEYLSKRDIPINVLCFQIFQMGEQQLLSRSWLLDPVQTQVNAVSASEGHNEPWNGEFYCSFGDSTSRSWEDAREFGFISGGGGAWYSRTLQLLSPGDRVWVNIPQQGYVGVGRVRGKSTPANEFTVTVNGEERPVLEVAKRANYHAEFLDDPERCDYFVSVEWLDTVAVSQAVRETGMFGNQNTICRPRTQKWRSTIERLKERFADFDKVVASML
- the ppa gene encoding inorganic diphosphatase, coding for MSYSKIPAGKDLPNDIYVAIEIPANHAPIKYEIDKDSDCLFVDRFMATPMFYPANYGFIPNTLADDGDPLDVLVVTPYPVTPGSVIRARPVGILNMTDDGGGDAKVIAVPHDKLSQLYVDVKEYTDLPPLLLEQIKHFFENYKDLEKGKWVKIDGWGDAEAARAEIMKSVAAYKG
- a CDS encoding S24 family peptidase translates to MNTSGDRLKALLREVHLSASDFAKNRGVTPQHVNNWFKRGVPMGRLNEIAELLCVSSRWLRTGEGPKHPPANFLLEGPETRKGLPTTREGSGKYLPGPACPPEKIDVEIPLHPTFTSTLRIRLSLHTLETLNVNPDRAVGAYMVDNSMIDIIQQGSTLAIDKGRTQIIDGEIYAVEHDGMLRIKYLYNRPGGGLRMRSHNAGEHPDEYLNHEERFEQNFKIIGWVFWWSTLNNRRPPVPQDEQLLGWEGSKSDPEVGI
- the ycaC gene encoding isochorismate family cysteine hydrolase YcaC, whose translation is MSTPTYNRLNKEDAVVLLVDHQTGLISLVQDFSPNEFKNNVLALADLAKFFNLPTILTTSFEQGPNGPLVPELKEMFPDAPYIARPGQINAWDNEDFVKAIKATGRKQIIIAGVVTDVCVAFPTLSALAEGFEVFVVTDASGTFNTTVQQAAWSRMTQAGAQLMNWFSVACELHRDWRNDIEGLGNLLSQRIPNYRNLMNGYAALTAHQK